The segment AAGAGATCCGCGACTCGGGACCAATGACACTGCGAGATCTTGAAATGCTGGCGATCGACAAAGCCATCGAGCGTAACGACGGCAATAAACCAGCCGCCGCCGAAGAGCTAGGTGTCAGCCTCAAGACGCTGTACAACAAATTGAATGCGGCCGAGGAAAAAAAGCTGGCCGGCTAGCATCCCATCACAACCTAAAGTCGGCGTAGCGAAACTCACAGCTGTCATGCAATTGTCGTCCGTGTCGGCTCAATTTTGGGTAGGGGATCTTGTTAAAGATTCTTGCACGACAGGATCTTTAACAAGATCCACGACCGTCTACCCGAAAACTAAGCTGACACGGAATACTAGCGTCTGGTACTGCGATGCTTAAGCACGCACAAGCTTGCGGAACGCTTCGTTCAATTTCGTTGTGATCGGGCCCGGCTTGCCGTCGCCGATGGTGCGTCCATCCAACTTGACTGCGGCGATCACTTCGGCCGCGCTGCCGGTCAAGAAACACTCATCCGCAATGAAGATGTCGTGACGCGTCATCGCACACTCGGACGTTTCAATCCCCGCCGCAACTGCCAGCTCGAGGACGGCATTACGTGTGATCCCTTCTAGGATTCCAGCGTCGATCGGTGGCGTCGATAGCTTGCCGTTCTTGACGATAAAAATATTGTCGCCGGTACACTCAGCCACTTCGCCCTTGATGTTCAACATCAACGCCTCGACACAGCCCGCTCGCAGGCCCTCCATCTTGGCCATGATGTTGTTCAAGTAGTTCAACGATTTGACTCGTGGACTCAGGGCCGCAGGGTGATTGCGAATCGTCGATGCCGTGACCAATTCCAAACCGTTGGTATACATCTCGTCCGGATACAACGAGATTTTATCGGCGATGATGATCACCTGCGGATCGCTGCACTTGTACGGGTCCAATCCCAGCGGACCGCTGCCACGGGTGACGATCAGCCGAATGTAACCGTCGTCCAAGCCGTTCTTCTTGACGCACTCATCCACGTCGGCCGCAAGCTGCTCGATCGTCATGCCAATCGGCAGCGCGATGGCGAGCGCCGATTCCCACAGCCGAATCAAGTGTTCCTGTAATCGGAAAACCTTGCCGCTATAGATCCGCATGCCTTCGAAGATCCCGTCGCCGTACAACAAACCGTGATCGTAAACGCTGACCTTGGCGTTCTCGCGCGAGAAGTATTCACCGTTGATATAGATCTGTTGGCTCATGGAAAACTAAAACGGGCAAGAGGAACGTGAATGCAAAAGAATCAATCAGTCGATGTCAGCGGCTGTGACAGCACTGACCACCGAAGCATCAAAATAGTTGATCGACATGCCGGCATCGACAACGATCGACTGGGCCGTGATGCCGCTGCTGCGCGGGCTTAGCAAAAAGACTGCTGTCGAAGCGACTTCATCGGTTTCGACCGCACGCCCGCGTGGAATCACTTTTTCGGCATACAAATAAGAGTCGACATAACCAGGGATTCCAGCCGACGCGCTGGTCTTCAACAACCCCGCAGCAACACTGTTAAACCGCACTTCGCTGAATCGACTGAACGACTTCGTTAAGAAAGCGAGTGACGATTCGAGGGCTGCCTTGATCGGCGCCATGAATCCGTAGCTCTCGCTGGCCATACGCGTTGTGCTGATGCCGATCGTGACCACGGATGCATCGCGATCAAAGATTTCTTTCAGTGAATTGCAAACCGTTGTCAACGAATACGCCGAGATATCGATCGCCTGCAAGAACTGAGTACGTGTGGTTTCGTGGAACGGACGGATGCCATCGGGATAGTCCGCGAACGCGATCGAATGAACCAGCCCGGCCAAACGAGTGCCGTCCGACGAAAGCGTCGTGGCTAACGCGTCGATTTCGGCTTGCTTTTCAACATCACAAATGATGATGCGCCGACCGGCAAGCAGCTTTTCCAAGCTGGCTTTTCGCGATTCGCTGCGGACACTGTAGATCACGTCGACACCGGTGCTTTCCAATATTTTGGCGATCCGGAAGGCGACACTCTTCTTGTTCGCGACGCCCATCACCAGAACCGTCTTGCCCGACAGACCCAAGAAATCAAAGGCAGGTTCACTTGGATTCACGATGCCGATCCTTCTGGTTTGGCGGCGGGACTGGACATGCTGCAGCAAAAATCCAACCGTGTGGCGAGCTTACCGCCGATGGTCAATTTGCCAGTCATGTAAAAAGCGTTGCTGACTTGCTCGTTCAGCTTGGCTTCGATTTCGACGGTGTCGCCCGGCCGAATCATTTTCTTGAACTTCACCGAGTCCATTCGAGTCGCCACAGGGACGGCATCGGCAACCACATCGCCGCCACGCCCGGCCAACAAGACGGCACCGGCTTGCAGGCAACATTCGCACTGAATCACGCCCGGAACAATGGGCGAGTCGGGAAAATGGCCCTGAAAGAAGAATTCATCCGCCCGAAAAGTCTTTCGGCATACGATCGAATCCTCGTTTTCCGAGACGATTTCGTCGACCAAAAGCATCGGGCCGCGATGCGGGATTCGTTGTTGGATTTCGTTGGCAGTCATGCCGATATGAGACGGCAAATTGGCACCACACGTCAAGCGGGCGCGGATCTGATACGTTGACGGTTTCCGGTGTAATCCAGCCCTTCTTTCCGCTCTTTTCGAACATGACGACCTACTACGCCAACGGCAGCGAAACCAACTCACTCACCAGCGACGATCTTCGCGATGCTCTGAAGGAAACGTTCGCCGCGATCGGGCCTCGCGAAAAGGTGCTTCTGTTGCCGCCCGACCAAACGCGTCTGTTCAGCCGTGCTGGCGAAATGACAGTGATGTGTCACGAACTGCTGGGTGACCGAGTCAAGGACATCATGCCTGCCCTGGGCACGCATGACGAAATGGAACCCGAGCAACTTGACCACATGTTCCCGGGCGTCCCGCATGAACTGTTTCGGCCCCATCGCTGGCGCGATGACGTGGTCACTCTGGGCGAAGTGCCTGCGTCGTACGTCAAGAAAGTGACCGGAGGCTTATACGACAATCCGTGGAAGGCGCAAGTCAACAAGATGCTGGTTCAAGGCGGACACGATCTGATCTTTTCACTCGGGCAAGTGGTTCCGCACGAAGTGATCGGGATGGCGAACTACAACAAGAACGTGTTTGTCGGAACCGGCGGTGTCGAAGGCATCAACGAGAGTCACTACCTAAGCGCAGTCTACGGAATCGAACAAACACTCGGTCAAGCCAATACACCGCTGCGCCAGATCCTCAATCACGCCCAGGATCAGTTCTGCAAGGACATGCCGCTGCTGTACGCGTTGACCGTGATCCAACAGATGCCCGACGGAACCTTGCACACGCGAGGCCTGTACATCGGCGACGATCATGACACGTTCTTTGCGGCTGCGGAGCTTGCCCGCAAAGTCAACATCACGCATCTCGACCGCGCGCCCAAACATGTGGTCGCCTACTTGGATCCGCAAGAGTTTTCGAGCACTTGGCTGGGCAACAAAGCGATCTACCGGACGCGGTTGGCGATTGCGACCGGCGGACGTTTGACCGTGCTGGGCCCGGCTGTCAAAAAGTTTGGCGAAGACAAATCAATCGACTTGTTGATTCGCAAGTACGGATACCGCACCAAAGAAGAAATCATTCAGCTATTTGCCGAGAACGAAGATTTGCGAGCCAACCCGTCGGCAGCGGCGCACTTGGTACACGGCTCACACGAAAACCGTTTCGAAGTCGTTTACGCCGCCGGGAAACTTTCCGCCGACGAAATTCGCGGCGTCAATTACACGCCCGGTGACGTCAACGAACTGATGAAACGCTACGACGTCACAAAGCTAGATGATGGCTTTCACCAGGACATCGACGGCTCTGAATTCTACTTCATTCGGAACCCAGCACTCGGGCTGTGGCAAGCGCCACTTTAGGCCAGCATCGAATCGCGACTCCAGCTTCGCACTCGCGGAAAATCATCCCTTACGAATTGCATGCAAGCACACAAGGCTCACGAAAACGCCCTTAAAGCAACCTCCGGGAAAAACACTAGCCAAAGCGGCGTTTCCGACCTAGAATGCATTGCACGCGGCAAGAGGCGATTCCGGCTCAGTTCCCGCTCTTCTTGCCCGCGCCACCATCGGCAACCCATCGTTTCCGAGGTGTCGTTTCTGGGTCCAGGCTGATTCCGAGCCGGCAGCCGTTCGAGGTAGAGGAGGTCCGTGATGGGTTTTCTTTTCCAAGGCGACACGACCGCCGCCGCGACAGGCGCCCCCGAGGGTCTTAGAAGCTACCGAGACCTGCCCGCATTTGGATTGCTCCAACACGCCGCCGAGCAAGTTCCCGATCGAGCCGCGGTGGTTTACGGCGATCAAGTTTGGAACTATCGCCAACTCAACCGCGATACCGTTCGAGTCGCTGCCATGCTGCAACGCCTTGGCGTCCGCCCGGGCGACCGAGTTGGACTGCTGCTGCCGAATGTTCCCGAATACGTGATTGTCGCGAACGCCATTTGGCGATGCGGTGGTATCGCCATCGCCATCAGTCCACTGATGGTGGCCGAAGAGATTGCTTCATTGCTGGCAAAAACAAGATGCCGATTGGTCGTTTCCCTCGACATGCTAAGCGACACCGTGACGGATTCGGACGTCAGTTTGTTACTGGTTTCGATTCGCCAGCACCTACCTTCGCTGCATCAACTGGGATATTTATGGGCCAGACGTACGCGCACCGGAAGTTGGACTTTACCGACGACAAAACGAGTGCATTGGTTCTGGGACGAGGTCGATGCCACGACAACGTCCTGGCAACCGATCTCGATCGATCCGACCAACGACCCTGCCTACATCTTGCCGACCGGCGGCACTACGGGCACGCCCAAAGCAGTCACGCTTAGCCATACCAATCTAGTCGCCAACGCGTGGCAACAATTTCAGTGGACGCGGCGTTCGTTCGCGAAAGAAACGATGCTGGCTGTCTTGCCGTTCTTCCACAGCTATGGCATGTCAGCCACGGTGATGGGCGGCGCCGCAACCGCGTCAACCTTGATCCTCCACCACCGTTTCAATACCCGACAAGTCATCGCACTTGTCGAACAACATCAACCGACGGTATTTCATACCGTGCCAGCAATGCTGGTCGCAATGAACGAACGCTTTCGAAAAGTGCCACCAACAGTCAAACGATTGAAGTGGGTGATATCGGGCGGCGCGTCGCTGGAACCATCCGTTGCATCGGAGTTCGCAGACCATACCGGCGCGCTGGTGGTCGAAGGTTATGGACTCAGCGAAGCTTCACCGGTGACTCACGTCGGGCATCTTTTCAAAGAGCCGAGATACGGCTTCATCGGTTTACCACTTCCGGAAACCGAGTGCCGGATTGTCGATTCCACAGACTCCACACGCGAAGTCCCCGCGGGCGAAACCGGCGAGTTGATCGTGCGGGGTCCTCAAGTGATGCTCGGCTATTGGGGCGACGACCGTGCCACTCGCACTGCGATTCATGATGGCTGGTTGCACACCGGTGACCTCGCGATCTGTGATCCGGATGGATATTACCGGATCGCGGGCCGCAAAAAAGACTTGATCATCACCTCGGGGTTCAACGTTTATCCGAGTGAAGTTGAAGACGCGATCCGGCAATTCTCAGGCGTCAGCGATGTCGCAGTGGTAGGCGTTGCGGATGATGCGCGAGGTGAAATCGTCAAAGCGTTTGTGGTGATGGATCCGTCGGCCTCTTGGAACGAAGCGGCGCTGGCCGGTCATTGCGCTGAACATCTGGCAAAGTACAAGCGACCGCGCCTATGGCATCGCTGCGAAACCGACCTGCCCCGCAACTTCCTAGGCAAAGTTCTTAGACGCGAACTTCGGGAGAACGAAAATGAATGACCTCGAACCCCTTGCCGTGATCGCTGCCGCACGGACTCCGTTTGCCAAAGCGTTTGGAACGTTCGCAGGTGTTTCAGCCGTCGAACTTGGCAGCATCGCGCTTCGCGACGCGATTAAGCGCAGCGGCATAAAATCCGATGCCGTTGATGAGGTTGTTTTCGGCAACGTCGCCGGACCGCCGGATGCCGCCAACATTGCTCGCGTCGTCGCGTTGTCGTCGGGAATTCCGAACGACCGGATAGCCCATACGGTTAATCGAAATTGTGCTTCGGGAATCGAATCTGTGATCGCTGCTTGGCACGCGCTCGCATCCGAACGAGCGACAATCATCGCCGCGGGCGGAACAGAATCGATGTCGCAAATCCCGTTCTTGGTGACTTCCGAAGCGGCCGCGATCTGGATGAAGTTGGCTCGTTCAAAATCGCTACGTGAAAAGCTAGCGACGTTATCTCGCTTTCGCCCAAAACACTTCAAACCGGTCGTGGGTGTTGAACTTGGACTGACCGATCCGGTGTCGGGCCTGAACATGGGTGAAACGGCTGAACTGTTGGCGAAAGAATTCGCAATCACGCGTGACGAGCAAGACCGCTTTGCGATGGAGAGCCATCAAAAGGCCGAATCCACTCAGAAGCAATGCTTCTTATCGGGCGAGATTGTTCCGGTCGATGTCCATGGGGAATCGTTCGAAAAAGACAATGCGATCCGCTACGGACAGTCGATGGCCTCGCTCGCCAAACTGCGTCCGATTTTTTATCGCAATGGAAGCGTGACGGCTGGTAACAGTTGCCCGCTTACCGACGGTGCCGCTGCGATGGTCTTGTCTCGCGCGAGTGAAACGGATCGATTCGACGTCGCGCCATTGGGATACATCACCGCCTACGCGATCGCCGGGTGCGACCCAAGGCGAATGGGTTTGGGGCCTGTTTATGCGATTGCCAAGCTGCTTCGTCAAACCGGACTGTCGATATCCGACTTTGACTTGATCGAAATCAACGAAGCCTTTGCCGCGCAAGTGATTGCATGCGAGCGGGCAATGGCGTCGCGATCATTTGCCAAAAAGGAGCTTGGCATGACGTCGGCTGTGGGGGAAATGGATCCAGCGAAACGAAACGTTCACGGCGGCGCGATAGCAATCGGACATCCGGTCGGCACAACAGGCACGCGTTTGATTCTGACAATGCTGCGTTCGCTTCGCGAATCAGGCGGTACACGCGGGTTGGTAACCCTGTGCGTCGGTGGAGGACAAGGAGTCGCAGTGGTAGTTGAAACTCATTCGGAGAAACGATCATGATCACGAAACCGTACCGAAACTTTTCCGTCTCGACCGACTATCACGGCGTCGTGACGGTTTCAATCGACGTCCCCGACCGTCCCATGAATGTGTTGACCGCGGAAGTGATGTCAGAATTCGTCACGATCGTTGGTGACCTCGAGCGGGCAATTGGCGTAACTGCCGTCGTCTTTCGGAGCGAGAAAGAGAGCGGATTTCTGGCTGGCGCCGACGTCGCTGTGATCGCTGGCATCAAGTCTCCTCAAGAAGCGAGCGAGTTGATCCAAGCGGGGCAACGCCTGTTCAACCGAATCGAATCGCTACCGATACCGACGATCGTTGCAATTCACGGACCCTGCCTAGGTGGTGGCTTGGAATGGTCGCTAGCCTGCGACTATCGAATCGCTCGCGACAACACATCAACGAAAATCGGTCTGCCGGAAATTCAGCTTGGACTGATTCCCGGATGGGGCGGAACTCAACGTTTACCGCGTCGCATCGGACTCAGCCGCGCTTTGCCGTTGATCTTAACCGGCAAACATTTGAACGCTTCCGCAGCCATCAAGGTTGGCTTGGTCGACCGTGCCATCTCACCCGACCATTGGGACCACGGTGTGGCACAATTTGTTGACGATGTCGTCGCCGGACGCGTCACCGCTGGTCATTCAGCGCCGCTTTGGCGACGATTGCTTGATGGCACTCGCATCGGTCGTGCACTGACCGTACGAATGTCCAAACGCGCGATTCGGACGAAGTCAAAACACTATCCAGCGTTGGAATCTGCGATTGGGGCGGCTTCCGTCGCGTGCAAGCCTAATTACGACGGATACGGGTTAGAAGAATCTGAATTCCTGTCGTTGTTATTTACGCCAACGTGCCGGAATCTCTTAGGACTCTATTTCGCTCGCGAACGCGCCAGAAAACCATCGACCTGGTCACGATCTGCGGGCACGGCATTGCACCACGAACCGATTCGGAAGGTTGGCATTGTCGGTGCGGGAGCCATGGGTGCTGGTATCGGACAACTTGCCGCCACACGCGGCTACGACGTCATGATAAAAGAAATTGATGACAAATCATGCCGGGCTGGTTCCGCTCGCATCAATACGTTGATTCATGATCTGGCCACACGAAAACGATGGGGATCGTTCGAACGAGACCTGCTTCGTGCAAAGATCCAGATCAGTACCGAACTATCTTCGCTTGAAGACTGCGACCTTGTGATCGAGGCCGTGGTTGAACGAGCCGATGCCAAAGCGAACGTGTTCGCACAGCTTGACTCGGTCGCCAAACCCACTGCGATCCTTGCAAGCAACACGTCCTCGCTATCGATCACCGCGATGGGCGACGCCACCCATCGTTCGCATCACGTTGCGGGTCTTCACTTTTTCAATCCAGTCCATCGGATGGAACTGGTCGAAGTCATCCGCGGACGCGACACCGACGACGAAACGATGGCAAGACTGGTCCAATTCGTCAAAGCGATGGGAAAGACACCAGTCGTCACGACGGATACGCCTGGTTTCCTAGTCAACCGCGTGTTGTTCCCGTATCTGGGCGAAGCAATCACGATGGTTGGCGAACGACACGACACTGCAGAAATCGATCGCGAAATCCGTCGATTCGGAATGCCGATGGGGCCACTTGAGTTGCTGGACCAAGTTGGTATCGACGTAGCAGCTGATGTGGCGGAGTCGCTTCGTGGCGTGATCGAAAACGCTGATCCGGCCATCAATCAACTCAAGCGAATGGTCCAACATGGAATGCTAGGTCGAAAGTCCGGGGAAGGTTTCTATCGCTACGTCGACGAGAAACGCCAAGGTGCCACGATGATGAAAAACAAAAGCACCGAAAATCAATCGAACTCCAGCGTTGGAATGATCAATGACGGCCTGACACCGATCACACGTCGGTTGATCTATCCGATGTTGATCGAAGCGGTTCGCTGTCACCAACAACACGTGGTTTCCGAAGCCTGGGCGATCGATCTGGCCATGGTATTAGGGACCGGTTTTGCACCCCATCGTGGCGGACCGATGAAGATGATTGAAACGATTGGCCTTGAAACCGTCGCGGAAAACACTCGCCGATTGGCCCGCATTCATGGCAGTCGATTCAGCGCCGCTTGTTTTGAAGAAGCTGCAATCGATCAGCCGGGTCAGACCGGCGATCAACCTTCGATCGGGATGCAGCCACAAATTTAACTTTTACCGTCGATTCGCACCGCCAACACGTCGCAACAGTCAAGTCACTCTCTCTAAATTTTGGAGTCAGATCATGAGCGTTGACATTCGTAACACAAAAAACGAAACCACCGACAAGGCGCCGACTCAAACAGGATCCTCATTCGCCGAAATCGCGCTGCGACTTGGCGGAGCGTCGGACGACGAAGCGAGACGAACGGGCGTGCTAGACACCGCTGACGATCAGGTCGAAGGCCTGTTTGCGCCTCAATATCAAACCACCAGCAGCCCGGCACACCGCGCCGTTTGGGACCGTCACGTTGCGACGGAACTTTTCCGAAGCCATCTAGCCCTGCCAAGGCCAGACGTCCGCACCGTTATTTCCCGATCACTTGCAATCGTTCGCACTCACCGAGACGGAAACACACTCCTCGACGAGCATGGGAAGATTTCCGACGAAGTTCTCAGCAAACTAGGCGGTGCCGGTTACTGGGGAATGCTTGTTGACCGAGAGTTTGGTGGTCACGGTGCAACGATGCAGGAATTTGCCAAAATGATCACTTCGATGGCGACAATTGACCCGACCGTTGCCGGATTGGCCTCGGTACATGGCTGCATCGGTGCCGTCGACCCAGTACGTTCGTTTGGAACGGATCTTCAAAAGGCCCAGTTCTTACCAAAGCTCGCCAATGGAACTGCTCTATCCGCGTTTGCGTTGACTGAACCTGGTGCCGGAAGCGATTTAACCGCGTTAAAAACCACCGCGGTTTTGGATGGCGATCACTACGTCGTCAATGGCGAAAAGCTGTTCATCACCAACGCGATTCCCGGCCGAACGATTGGCTTGGTTTGCAAAATCGACGGCGTGCCTAGCGTCTTGGTGGTCGACTTGCCCGAGCAAGAAGACGAGACCTTTCGGGTCAACCGATACAAGATCTACGCACTCGCTCGTGCTCACAACAACGGTTTGACATTCAAGGATTTCCGTGTCCCGGCGGCCAATCGCTTGGTCCCCGCATATGGCGATGGTTTGACGATTGCGTACCACGGCTTGAATCTCGGGCGAGTTTCCTTGTGCGCCAATGCGGCTGGCACGATGCGATGGATGTTGGCGGAAATGTTACCCTGGGCAGACTATCGCGAAACCTATGGTCAAGCGATTGGACGACGCGAACTGGTGCAGCGACGAATCGGCCGAATGGCTGGACTGATTGTCGCTTGCGACGCACT is part of the Rubripirellula reticaptiva genome and harbors:
- a CDS encoding thiolase family protein; the encoded protein is MNDLEPLAVIAAARTPFAKAFGTFAGVSAVELGSIALRDAIKRSGIKSDAVDEVVFGNVAGPPDAANIARVVALSSGIPNDRIAHTVNRNCASGIESVIAAWHALASERATIIAAGGTESMSQIPFLVTSEAAAIWMKLARSKSLREKLATLSRFRPKHFKPVVGVELGLTDPVSGLNMGETAELLAKEFAITRDEQDRFAMESHQKAESTQKQCFLSGEIVPVDVHGESFEKDNAIRYGQSMASLAKLRPIFYRNGSVTAGNSCPLTDGAAAMVLSRASETDRFDVAPLGYITAYAIAGCDPRRMGLGPVYAIAKLLRQTGLSISDFDLIEINEAFAAQVIACERAMASRSFAKKELGMTSAVGEMDPAKRNVHGGAIAIGHPVGTTGTRLILTMLRSLRESGGTRGLVTLCVGGGQGVAVVVETHSEKRS
- a CDS encoding 3-hydroxyacyl-CoA dehydrogenase NAD-binding domain-containing protein, coding for MITKPYRNFSVSTDYHGVVTVSIDVPDRPMNVLTAEVMSEFVTIVGDLERAIGVTAVVFRSEKESGFLAGADVAVIAGIKSPQEASELIQAGQRLFNRIESLPIPTIVAIHGPCLGGGLEWSLACDYRIARDNTSTKIGLPEIQLGLIPGWGGTQRLPRRIGLSRALPLILTGKHLNASAAIKVGLVDRAISPDHWDHGVAQFVDDVVAGRVTAGHSAPLWRRLLDGTRIGRALTVRMSKRAIRTKSKHYPALESAIGAASVACKPNYDGYGLEESEFLSLLFTPTCRNLLGLYFARERARKPSTWSRSAGTALHHEPIRKVGIVGAGAMGAGIGQLAATRGYDVMIKEIDDKSCRAGSARINTLIHDLATRKRWGSFERDLLRAKIQISTELSSLEDCDLVIEAVVERADAKANVFAQLDSVAKPTAILASNTSSLSITAMGDATHRSHHVAGLHFFNPVHRMELVEVIRGRDTDDETMARLVQFVKAMGKTPVVTTDTPGFLVNRVLFPYLGEAITMVGERHDTAEIDREIRRFGMPMGPLELLDQVGIDVAADVAESLRGVIENADPAINQLKRMVQHGMLGRKSGEGFYRYVDEKRQGATMMKNKSTENQSNSSVGMINDGLTPITRRLIYPMLIEAVRCHQQHVVSEAWAIDLAMVLGTGFAPHRGGPMKMIETIGLETVAENTRRLARIHGSRFSAACFEEAAIDQPGQTGDQPSIGMQPQI
- the ilvE gene encoding branched-chain-amino-acid transaminase; this translates as MSQQIYINGEYFSRENAKVSVYDHGLLYGDGIFEGMRIYSGKVFRLQEHLIRLWESALAIALPIGMTIEQLAADVDECVKKNGLDDGYIRLIVTRGSGPLGLDPYKCSDPQVIIIADKISLYPDEMYTNGLELVTASTIRNHPAALSPRVKSLNYLNNIMAKMEGLRAGCVEALMLNIKGEVAECTGDNIFIVKNGKLSTPPIDAGILEGITRNAVLELAVAAGIETSECAMTRHDIFIADECFLTGSAAEVIAAVKLDGRTIGDGKPGPITTKLNEAFRKLVRA
- a CDS encoding acyl-CoA dehydrogenase family protein, encoding MSVDIRNTKNETTDKAPTQTGSSFAEIALRLGGASDDEARRTGVLDTADDQVEGLFAPQYQTTSSPAHRAVWDRHVATELFRSHLALPRPDVRTVISRSLAIVRTHRDGNTLLDEHGKISDEVLSKLGGAGYWGMLVDREFGGHGATMQEFAKMITSMATIDPTVAGLASVHGCIGAVDPVRSFGTDLQKAQFLPKLANGTALSAFALTEPGAGSDLTALKTTAVLDGDHYVVNGEKLFITNAIPGRTIGLVCKIDGVPSVLVVDLPEQEDETFRVNRYKIYALARAHNNGLTFKDFRVPAANRLVPAYGDGLTIAYHGLNLGRVSLCANAAGTMRWMLAEMLPWADYRETYGQAIGRRELVQRRIGRMAGLIVACDALTQWCAGLLDQGYRGEMECIIAKIFGSEAQKEAAIELFMKTHGGRSFLAGHLFGDNVHEFLAPCIYEGEGEMLGMAFFKSLVKDHGKRFFEPIGRVLNERKIKKPNLANPAHLWALRGPMIGYAKWYGKRTVVGSTWTPLPTMQTELRSHARFAQRVLSGSAFEISGTMRAHQLKLADRQCRMSALSLKMQDAIAILVTSLYGANSSDPITQSAANVVCGELRRKITLQPTSDADFRTVTELGGRIATEGWTELRDVTSGEIMMPYK
- a CDS encoding 3-hydroxyacyl-ACP dehydratase FabZ family protein, which codes for MTANEIQQRIPHRGPMLLVDEIVSENEDSIVCRKTFRADEFFFQGHFPDSPIVPGVIQCECCLQAGAVLLAGRGGDVVADAVPVATRMDSVKFKKMIRPGDTVEIEAKLNEQVSNAFYMTGKLTIGGKLATRLDFCCSMSSPAAKPEGSAS
- a CDS encoding lactate racemase domain-containing protein, giving the protein MTTYYANGSETNSLTSDDLRDALKETFAAIGPREKVLLLPPDQTRLFSRAGEMTVMCHELLGDRVKDIMPALGTHDEMEPEQLDHMFPGVPHELFRPHRWRDDVVTLGEVPASYVKKVTGGLYDNPWKAQVNKMLVQGGHDLIFSLGQVVPHEVIGMANYNKNVFVGTGGVEGINESHYLSAVYGIEQTLGQANTPLRQILNHAQDQFCKDMPLLYALTVIQQMPDGTLHTRGLYIGDDHDTFFAAAELARKVNITHLDRAPKHVVAYLDPQEFSSTWLGNKAIYRTRLAIATGGRLTVLGPAVKKFGEDKSIDLLIRKYGYRTKEEIIQLFAENEDLRANPSAAAHLVHGSHENRFEVVYAAGKLSADEIRGVNYTPGDVNELMKRYDVTKLDDGFHQDIDGSEFYFIRNPALGLWQAPL
- a CDS encoding SDR family oxidoreductase; translation: MNPSEPAFDFLGLSGKTVLVMGVANKKSVAFRIAKILESTGVDVIYSVRSESRKASLEKLLAGRRIIICDVEKQAEIDALATTLSSDGTRLAGLVHSIAFADYPDGIRPFHETTRTQFLQAIDISAYSLTTVCNSLKEIFDRDASVVTIGISTTRMASESYGFMAPIKAALESSLAFLTKSFSRFSEVRFNSVAAGLLKTSASAGIPGYVDSYLYAEKVIPRGRAVETDEVASTAVFLLSPRSSGITAQSIVVDAGMSINYFDASVVSAVTAADID
- a CDS encoding AMP-binding protein, with the translated sequence MGFLFQGDTTAAATGAPEGLRSYRDLPAFGLLQHAAEQVPDRAAVVYGDQVWNYRQLNRDTVRVAAMLQRLGVRPGDRVGLLLPNVPEYVIVANAIWRCGGIAIAISPLMVAEEIASLLAKTRCRLVVSLDMLSDTVTDSDVSLLLVSIRQHLPSLHQLGYLWARRTRTGSWTLPTTKRVHWFWDEVDATTTSWQPISIDPTNDPAYILPTGGTTGTPKAVTLSHTNLVANAWQQFQWTRRSFAKETMLAVLPFFHSYGMSATVMGGAATASTLILHHRFNTRQVIALVEQHQPTVFHTVPAMLVAMNERFRKVPPTVKRLKWVISGGASLEPSVASEFADHTGALVVEGYGLSEASPVTHVGHLFKEPRYGFIGLPLPETECRIVDSTDSTREVPAGETGELIVRGPQVMLGYWGDDRATRTAIHDGWLHTGDLAICDPDGYYRIAGRKKDLIITSGFNVYPSEVEDAIRQFSGVSDVAVVGVADDARGEIVKAFVVMDPSASWNEAALAGHCAEHLAKYKRPRLWHRCETDLPRNFLGKVLRRELRENENE